In Nerophis lumbriciformis linkage group LG04, RoL_Nlum_v2.1, whole genome shotgun sequence, a single window of DNA contains:
- the dop1a gene encoding protein DOP1A isoform X2, whose translation MNAEEVELLGDSKYRNYVAAVDKALKSFEYSSEWADLISALGKLNKVLQNNAKYQVVPKKLTIGKRLAQCLHPALPSGVHRKALETYEIIFKIIGPKRLAKDLFLYSSGLFPLLTNAAMSVKPVLLGLYEIYYLPLGKTLKPGLQGLLTGVLPGLEEGSEYYDRTNTLLEKVASAVEHSAFYSALWGSILTSPAVRLPGVTFVLLHLNRKLSMEDQLYVIGSDIELMVEAVSTSVQDSSVLVQRSTLDLILFCFPFHMSQATRSDMIRILSAALHVVLRRDMSLNRRLYAWLLGPRSTRQSNPEEHASHYFNTFSKDMLVQAMVGILQGKARGGEEESVLMHDLKPFRILISLLDKPELGPAILEDVLIEVFRTLHTQCRTELDLQSHGPFTKDHTHLSSKLRENKKTAELIKTANLLFNSFEPYYMWDYIARWFEECCRRTLNACTNIPRHAGSLDTPDLSLIEFCQLVDFLLDIVSLPTRSMRVICQETYIEIQTEHLPQLLLRMVAALTCHLQTLGFGELTHCLRLCSKILSKVQPPLVSPLALPTAPQTHGFSSSPGNSSDSTKESNIDNRNLPLPLQTSTSGDLSKDGEHALSCHSSESGFTDYIQYQENGPDTEGPPHSALKTGRRSSVPSQAKTLDKPVMQCCLEHFQQFLSKLITLHLTSEQVDKTEKDRGEVLQSASLVLESTEHNGRIDQTKLCSQTGMAQKECVAAFTAACQLFLECSSFPVYIAEGNVKASPTQEEQYSERVCLPMWLQKLMDASCLASDFCLQGVAISLLMDLVGLTQSVAMVTAKSGADNGSSEAAQPMSPSQGRVAVVIRPPLTQGILQYIANKTDVFKNVALILWDQLSEGTPQHHQRSVELFYQLHNLVPSSSICEDVISQQLMHRDKKIRLEAHVKFSVLWHLTRDLNITKSSPFNRTFDRSLFIMLDSLSYWDPCTSSVGRAWLNQVLQRHDIARVLEPLLLLLLHPKTHRVSIQKVQAQRHWTPVFPGLPEQEPSEPIYIRDSGFSDNLSHMQMDKMAQRDFQGLDVGDMEPFSLTVNPLSDSLSILSLSSENLHLTGEFQPADQQGEPHPSESTGSRSSPVENGSFEEPEVVNSTANSSDQQPASSDEMSEDSLEETVSSVVNELIEKVLHLLAEESSEVPIQSENWPQTDSESTSSDTSFGPHLDSVHPHSSNHQTLPEMLAEGTLEFLCVTSTDVAKEEQPREGITRHSSSPSIVTLPDNSELAISDQNLRVDDTQARKRSHSSTQLSLKGKILEKLSDKSPGAKPKIKKSKRKEEQRKAAMQADKTQPPSIFFGDSLDLENWYSCGEGEVSEIESDIGSPSGCSGGTVGGVGGAGRRSSSTSPRFNIHPLYQHVLLYLQLYDSSRALHALSAVAAMLRAAPSGFVSAISTTSINNTYTPQLSLLQNLLARHRVSVMGKDFYCPIPQDSHSHSFRSAMYLEIIISLCLYFLRSYYSAHVAAGLQDLAGNRAMQLTSIEVLTLLFNELSKVTGGSAKGFASFISDVLSKCKVQKVVLHCLLSSIFSAQKWHDQRVAGVNITTVEEGLSEDSVINLSEDQMDGGSAVQSQLLRLLQSLVVLEHRVLLPVEEGEPAVGGTGGVGAGSGTGPGFEILGGEVEHVNPQQPMTSLQYLHGQPITAQGMFLCAVIRALHQHHACKMHPQWIGLITATLPYMRRVLRRVVASVTLQLCRNLDNLLHQYRYETGISNTRPQWMALCIPPDLILTVLEGITAIIHYCLLDPTSQYHQLQVSVDQKHLAEARSGILSILHTIMSSVTLLWSVLHHADNSDKPAAASAASTSNINLGSTKKIRQQILELLGPISMNHGAHFMAAIAYVWNERKQVKTPVRNKVIPLASEEQLLLVELVRSVSAMRTETVMHTVKEVLKQPPAIAKDKKHLSLEVCMLQFFYAYVQRIPVSTLVDSWPSLLALLKDSVQLGLPAPGQFLILGVLNEFILKNPNLENKKDQRELQDVTHKVVEAIGTIAGSSLEQTTWLRRNLEVKASPQIVVEGTNLEADAEDLMLTVMEASNFTPSVYSVHALTLLSEVLAHLLDMVFYSDEKERVIPLLVNIMHYVVPYLRNHSAHNAPSYRACIQLLSSLSGYQYTRRAWKKEAFDLFMDHTFFQMDSSCVSYWRAIIDHLMTHDKTTFRDLMTRVAVAQSSSLSLFTNRDAELEQRAMLLKRLAFTIYSSEVDQYQKYLPDIQERLAESLRLPQVPILHAQVFLFFRVLLLRMSPQHLTSLWPTMITELVQVFLLMEQELLADEDISRTSGPSVAGLETTYSGGNGFSTSYNSQRWLNLYLSACKLLDLALALPPESLPQFQMYRWAFIPEASDDSGLEVRRQGTHQREFKPYVVRLAKLLRKRAKKNPDEDCSTRTLSWEPGHLMLTLYVIRSMEQLLPFFNLLSQVFNSKSSSRASLAYTHNPADSAFPSHKEGHKLESQKVFWSRARQNIEEMVEKDFLEGLIKT comes from the exons ATGAATGCAGAGGAAGTGGAGCTGCTCGGTGACTCCAAGTACAGGAACTATGTGGCAGCGGTGGATAAAGCCCTTAAGAGCTTTGAGTACTCTAGTGAGTGGGCAGACCTCATCTCGGCTCTTGGCAAGCTCAACAAG GTTTTGCAGAACAATGCAAAATACCAGGTGGTCCCCAAAAAGCTGACAATAGGCAAAAGGCTGGCCCAGTGCCTCCATCCTGCCCTGCCCAGTGGAGTCCACCGAAAGGCCTTGGAGACCTATGAGATCATCTTTAAGATCATTGGTCCCAAGAGGCTAGCCAAAGATCTTTTCCTTTATAG CTCTGGTCTCTTCCCTTTACTCACCAATGCTGCCATGTCTGTGAAGCCTGTGCTGCTGGGCCTCTACGAGATCTACTACCTGCCTCTTGGGAAGACGCTAAAGCCCGGCCTACAGGGTCTCCTCACTGGGGTGTTGCCTGGCCTTGAGGAGGGTTCTGAGTACTATGACAG AACCAACACCCTGTTGGAGAAGGTGGCATCAGCAGTGGAACATTCGGCATTTTACAGTGCTCTAtggggtagcatcctgaccagccCTGCTGTGCGTCTCCCAGGGGTCACCTTTGTCCTGCTGCACCTCAACCGCAAGCTCTCCATGGAGGACCAGCTCTACGTCATAGGCAGTGACATCGAACTCATG GTTGAGGCTGTCAGTACGTCAGTCCAGGATTCAAGTGTACTCGTGCAAAGAAGCACTTTGGACTTAATTCTTTTCTGCTTTCCTTTCCACATGAGCCAG GCCACTCGCTCTGACATGATAAGGATCCTGTCAGCTGCTTTGCATGTCGTTTTGAGAAGAGACATGTCGCTGAACCGCAGACTCTACGCCTGGCTGCTGG GCCCCCGGAGCACTCGACAGAGCAACCCAGAAGAGCACGCCAGTCACTATTTCAACACCTTCTCAAAAGACATGCTTGtccag GCGATGGTGGGGATATTGCAGGGCAAAGCACGAGGTGGGGAAGAGGAAAGTGTTCTCATGCACGACCTCAAGCCATTTCGCATCCTCATCAGTCTACTGGATAAACCAGAGCTCG GCCCTGCAATCTTAGAGGATGTTCTGATTGAGGTGTTTCGTACTCTACACACACAATGCAGAACAGAACTAGACCTCCAAAGCCATGGTCCATTCACCAAGGACCACACACACCTTAGCAG TAAGCTCAGAGAGAATAAGAAGACGGCAGAATTGATAAAAACAGCAAATCTCCTGTTCAACTCTTTCGAGCCATACTACATGTGGGACTACATCGCTCGCTGGTTTGAGGAGTGCTGCAG GAGGACACTGAATGCGTGTACAAACATTCCAAGGCATGCTGGGAGTTTAGATACCCCAGACCTTTCCTTGATTGAGTTCTGTCAGCTGGTGGATTTCCTGCTGGACATTGTTTCCTTG CCTACTAGAAGCATGAGGGTAATCTGCCAG GAGACGTATATTGAGATCCAGACAGAGCATCTTCCTCAGCTGTTGTTGCGCATGGTAGCAGCACTGACCTGTCACCTGCAGACCTTGGGTTTCGGAGAGCTCACTCACTGCCTGCGCCTCTGCTCTAAGATCCTGAGCAAAGTACAGCCGCCATTGGTGTCCCCTCTGGCTCTTCCCACTGCCCCCCAAACTCATGGCTTTTCCAGCTCCCCTGGCAACTCTTCTGACTCTACCAAAGAAAGCAACATAGACAATAGA AATCTTCCTTTACCTCTGCAAACATCTACAAGTGGGGACTTGAGCAAAGACGGAGAACATGCTCTCAGTTGTCACTCTTCTGAAAGTGGCTTCACAGACTATATCCAGTACCAAGAAAATGGGCCAGACACAGAAGGTCCACCTCACTCAGCGCTTAAAACAGGCCGTCGCTCCTCTGTTCCATCTCAGGCTAAAACTCTGGACAAACCAGTCATGCAGTGCTGCTTGGAACACTTTCAACAATTTCTCTCCAAGCTCATTACCTTGCATCTAACCTCAGAGCAGGTGGATAAAACTGAGAAGGACAGAGGCGAGGTGCTACAGTCAGCAAGCCTGGTATTAGAAAGCACTGAACACAATGGTCGAATAGACCAGACCAAGTTATGCTCACAGACTGGGATGGCACAGAAAGAGTGTGTTGCTGCTTTTACTGCTGCCTGCcagctttttttggaatgttccaGTTTTCCTGTCTACATTGCTGAAGGAAATGTGAAGGCCTCACCAACACAGGAGGAACAAT ACAGCGAGCGGGTGTGCTTGCCAATGTGGCTGCAAAAGCTGATGGATGCCTCTTGCTTGGCCAGCGACTTTTGTCTGCAAGGTGTGGCCATTTCTCTACTAATGGACCTGGTGGGACTCACCCAGTCCGTCGCCATGGTGACAGCTAAGAGTGGAGCAGATAACGGCAGCTCAGAGGCTGCTCAGCCCATGAGCCCCAGCCAAGGTCGAGTGGCTGTTGTCATCAGGCCCCCACTGACTCAGGGAATCCTTCAGTACATCGCAAACAAAACAGACGTCTTCAAG AATGTAGCGCTGATACTGTGGGACCAGTTGAGTGAAGGAACGCCTCAGCATCATCAACGCAGTGTGGAGCTCTTCTACCAGCTCCACAATCTGGTACCATCATCCAGCATCTGTGAGGATGTTATCAGCCAACAGCTCATGCACCGAGACAAG AAAATTCGGTTAGAAGCGCATGTGAAGTTTTCTGTCCTTTGGCATCTGACACGAGATTTGAACATCACCAAGTCTTCTCCTTTTAACCGCACATTTGACAG ATCTCTTTTCATCATGTTAGACAGTTTGAGTTACTGGGATCCCTGTACCAGTTCAGTTGGCCGGGCTTGGCTCAATCAGGTCCTTCAAAGACATGACATTGCTCGGGTACTCGAGCCCCTCCTTCTACTGCTCCTGCACCCGAAGACCCATAGAGTTTCCATTCAAAAGGTACAAGCCCAGCGCCACTGGACCCCTGTTTTTCCCGGTCTGCCCGAACAAGAGCCATCAGAACCTATCTACATCAGAGATTCTGGCTTTTCTGACA ATCTCAGTCACATGCAAATGGATAAGATGGCACAGAGGGATTTCCAAGGTCTTGATGTGGGTGACATGGAGCCGTTCTCTCTCACTGTTAACCCTCTGAGTGACAGTCTGTCTATACTAAGCCTGAGTAGTGAGAATCTACACCTAACTGGTGAATTTCAGCCTGCTGACCAGCAGGGGGAGCCCCATCCTTCTGAATCAACTGGTTCTCGTTCGTCTCCAGTGGAGAATGGAAGCTTTGAGGAGCCCGAGGTTGTCAATAGCACTGCCAATAGTTCAGACCAGCAGCCTGCTTCTTCAGATGAGATGTCTGAAGACTCTTTGGAGGAGACAGTATCCTCAGTTGTAAATGAGCTAATAGAGAAAGTTCTACATTTATTAGCTGAAGAGTCTTCTGAAGTCCCAATTCAGTCTGAAAACTGGCCTCAGACAGACTCAGAAAGCACTTCCTCAGATACTTCTTTCGGTCCCCATCTTGACTCTGTACATCCTCACAGCTCCAACCACCAGACTTTACCAGAGATGCTCGCTGAAGGAACACTGGAGTTCCTCTGTGTCACTTCAACAGATGTAGCGAAAGAGGAGCAGCCCCGAGAGGGCATCACACGCCACAGTTCCTCACCTTCCATTGTCACATTACCCGACAACTCAGAGCTAGCCATTTCAGACCAAAACCTGCGGGTAGATGACACTCAGGCACGCAAACGTAGCCACAGCAGCACTCAGCTAAGCCTTAAAGGGAAAATCCTGGAGAAGTTGTCGGACAAATCCCCAGGAGCTAAGCCCAAAATCAAAAAATCAAAAAGAAAAGAGGAGCAGAGAAAGGCTGCAATGCAGGCTGACAAAACACAACCACCTAGTATTTTCTTTGGTGACAGCCTGGATCTAGAGAACTGGTATAGCTGTGGGGAAGGTGAAGTGTCAGAGATTGAAAGTGACATCGGCTCACCCAGTGGATGTTCAGGTGGGACTGTTGGAGGTGTTGGTGGCGCAGGGCGTAGATCGTCTTCTACCTCACCTCGCTTCAACATCCATCCTCTCTACCAGCATGTTCTTCTATACCTCCAGTTATATGATTCTTCCAGGGCCCTGCATGCCCTGTCGGCAGTTGCAGCCATGCTCAGGGCTGCTCCCTCAGGTTTTGTCAGTGCTATCTCTACCACCAGCATTAACAACACCTACACCCCACAGTTGTCTTTACTCCAAAACCTCCTAGCTCGTCATAGAGTGTCAGTCATGGGCAAAGACTTCTACTGCCCCATCCCTCAGGACTCCCACTCGCACTCTTTCCGCAGTGCCATGTATCTGGAGATCATCATATCTCTTTGCCTCTACTTCCTTAGAAGCTATTACTCTGCCCATGTGGCAGCAGGCCTTCAGGACTTGGCGGGAAATCGGGCCATGCAGCTCACCAGCATAGAGGTCCTAACTCTTCTCTTCAACGAGCTATCCAAAGTCACAGGTGGCTCAGCGAAGGGTTTTGCTAGTTTTATCTCTGACGTCCTGTCTAAGTGCAAAGTTCAAAAAGTCGTTCTCCACTGCCTGCTCTCCTCCATATTCAGTGCCCAGAAATGGCATGACCAAAGGGTGGCCGGTGTAAACATAACCACAGTAGAGGAAGGTCTTTCAGAGGACAGTGTTATCAACTTATCAGAAGACCAGATGGATGGCGGTAGTGCTGTCCAGTCCCAGTTACTCCGACTGCTGCAGAGCCTAGTTGTACTCGAACACAGAGTTCTGTTGCCAGTTGAAGAAGGAGAACCTGCAGTAGGAGGAACAGGTGGTGTAGGAGCAGGCAGTGGCACAGGGCCTGGATTTGAGATCTTAGGTGGAGAAGTGGAGCATGTCAATCCTCAGCAGCCAATGACATCACTCCAGTACCTTCATGGACAGCCCATCACAGCACAGGGCATGTTTTTGTGTGCCGTAATCAGGGCGTTGCATCAACACCATGCGTGTAAGATGCACCCTCAGTGGATTGGACTCATCACAGCCACACTGCCATACATGAGGAGAGTCCTGAGAAGGGTGGTTGCCTCAGTGACCCTGCAGCTGTGCAGAAACCTGGACAATCTACTTCACCAGTACCGCTATGAGACTGGAATTAGCAACACCAG aCCTCAGTGGATGGCTCTCTGCATTCCCCCTGACTTGATACTGACTGTGCTGGAAGGCATCACTGCCATCATCCATTATTGCCTGCTTGATCCCACTTCCCAGTACCACCAG TTACAAGTGAGTGTTGACCAAAAGCACCTGGCAGAGGCTCGTTCAGGCATCCTCTCCATTCTCCACACCATCATGTCCTCTGTCACACTATTATGGAGTGTCCTCCACCATGCTGACAACTCTGACAAGCCAGCTGCTGCTTCCGCCGCTTCCACTTCCAACATCAACCTGGGCTCCACAAAG AAAATCCGTCAGCAAATCCTTGAGCTGCTTGGCCCAATTTCCATGAACCATGGCGCGCACTTCATGGCAGCCATTGCCTATGTTTGGAATGAGCGGAAACAGGTCAAGACTCCAGTCAGAAATAAA GTAATTCCACTAGCCAGTGAAGAACAGCTGTTGCTGGTTGAGCTGGTTCGCTCAGTAAGTGCAATGCGTACTGAGACCGTCATGCATACAGTTAAAGAGGTTCTGAAGCAGCCACCAGCCATTGCAAAAGACAAG AAACACCTTTCTTTGGAGGTCTGCATGCTGCAGTTCTTCTATGCATATGTCCAGAG GATCCCAGTGTCCACATTGGTTGATAGCTGGCCGTCCCTACTGGCGCTTTTGAAGGACTCAGTTCAGTTAGGCCTGCCTGCTCCAGGACAGTTTTTAATACTTGG TGTTTTGAATGAATTCATTTTGAAGAACCCCAATCTGGAAAATAAGAAGGACCAGCGAGAGCTCCAG GATGTAACACATAAAGTTGTGGAGGCCATTGGGACAATTGCAGGTTCCTCTTTGGAGCAAACCACATGGCTGAGAAGAAACTTGGAGGTGAAGGCCTCTCCTCAAATAGTTGTGGAAGGAACAAACCTTGAGGCAGATGCTGAAG ATTTAATGCTCACAGTAATGGAGGCATCCAACTTCACTCCATCCGTCTACAGCGTTCATGCCCTCACACTTCTGTCTGAG GTGCTGGCTCACTTGCTGGACATGGTGTTCTACAGTGATGAGAAGGAACGGGTCATACCATTGCTGGTCAATATCATGCATTATGTTGTGCCATACCTACGCAACCACAG CGCTCACAATGCTCCCAGCTACCGGGCCTGCATCCAGCTGTTGAGCAGTCTTAGTGGGTACCAGTACACACGCAGAGCTTGGAAGAAGGAGGCCTTTGACCTCTTTATGGACCACACCTTCTTCCAGATGGATTCATCCTGTGTCAGCTA CTGGAGGGCAATCATTGACCATTTGATGACACATGACAAGACCACCTTCAGAGACCTCATGA CCCGAGTGGCTGTCGCCCAGAGCAGCTCCCTCAGCCTGTTTACTAATAGAGATGCTGAGCTTGAACAGAGGGCCATGTTACTCAAGCGCCTGGCCTTTACCATCTACAGTAGTGAAGTGGACCAGTACCAGAAATATCTCCCTGACATACAAG AGCGCCTGGCAGAGAGCCTGCGTCTGCCTCAGGTGCCCATCCTCCACGCTCAGGTGTTCCTATTCTTCAGGGTGCTGCTGCTGCGCATGTCGCCTCAACACCTCACCTCCCTGTGGCCCACCATGATCACTGAACTG GTTCAGGTGTTCTTATTAATGGAGCAGGAGCTGCTGGCAGATGAGGACATATCAAG GACGTCAGGGCCCTCCGTGGCTGGCTTAGAGACCACCTACTCCGGAGGAAACGGCTTCTCAACCTCCTACAACAGCCAGCGCTGGCTCAACCTCTATTTGTCGGCCTGCAAGCTGCTAGACTTGGCCTTAGCCCTACCGCCTGAGAGCCTGCCCCAGTTCCAGAT GTACCGCTGGGCCTTCATCCCTGAAGCCTCAGACGATTCAGGATTGGAGGTCAGACGTCAGGGGACTCACCAGCGGGAGTTTAAACCCTACGTAGTACGACTAGCCAAGCTGCTGAGAAAACGAGCTAAG